Proteins found in one Cetobacterium ceti genomic segment:
- a CDS encoding oxaloacetate decarboxylase subunit alpha, protein MEKLKITETCLRDGHQSLIATRLTTAEILPILEKMDQVGYHALEVWGGATFDACIRFLNEDPWERLREIRKRVKNTKLQMLLRGQNLLGYRHYSDDLVEKFVQKSIENGIDIIRIFDALNDVRNVRVAAQATKKYGGHCQMAISYTISPIHTIEYYKNLAQEMEKLGADSIVIKDMAGILLPDHGYKLIKELKSVINVPLELHTHATSGIASMLYLRAVEAGIDIIDTAVSTFAGGTSQPATESMARALAGSPRDPQLNMTLLKEIAEYLKPIRKKYVDNGTLNPQALFVEPSILEYQLPGGMLSNLVSQLKAQKASDRYEEVLKEIPRVREDLGYPPLVTPLSQMVGTQAVFNVLVGERYKMVPKEIKDYVKGLYGKSPAPVNEEVRKKIIGDEEVFTGRPADLLEPEFETIKAEIGDLAKSDEEVLEYAMFPQIAKGYLENKYKPVEKKKIHNINIVF, encoded by the coding sequence TTGGAAAAGTTAAAAATAACAGAAACATGTTTAAGAGATGGGCATCAGTCATTAATCGCAACTAGATTAACAACTGCTGAAATACTTCCAATTTTAGAGAAAATGGATCAAGTGGGATACCATGCTCTAGAAGTATGGGGAGGAGCAACATTTGATGCATGCATTAGATTCTTAAATGAAGACCCATGGGAGAGATTAAGAGAAATAAGAAAAAGAGTAAAAAATACTAAGTTACAGATGTTACTTAGAGGACAAAATTTATTAGGATATCGTCATTATAGTGATGATCTAGTAGAAAAATTTGTTCAAAAATCTATTGAAAATGGAATAGATATTATTAGAATTTTTGATGCTCTAAATGATGTAAGAAACGTTAGAGTGGCAGCACAAGCGACTAAAAAATATGGCGGACATTGTCAAATGGCGATTTCATATACAATAAGTCCAATTCATACTATTGAATATTATAAAAATTTAGCTCAAGAAATGGAAAAATTAGGAGCAGATTCAATTGTTATAAAAGATATGGCAGGAATTTTATTACCTGATCATGGATATAAATTAATAAAAGAATTAAAATCTGTAATTAACGTACCTTTAGAATTACATACACACGCTACAAGTGGAATAGCAAGTATGTTATATTTAAGAGCCGTTGAAGCAGGAATTGATATTATAGATACTGCAGTATCAACATTTGCAGGAGGAACTTCTCAACCAGCTACTGAATCTATGGCAAGAGCCTTAGCAGGAAGTCCTAGAGATCCTCAATTAAATATGACTTTATTAAAAGAAATTGCAGAATATTTAAAACCAATAAGAAAAAAATATGTAGATAATGGAACTTTAAATCCTCAAGCTTTATTTGTAGAACCAAGTATTCTTGAGTATCAGTTACCAGGAGGAATGTTATCAAACTTAGTTTCTCAATTAAAAGCTCAAAAAGCTTCTGATAGATATGAAGAAGTTTTAAAGGAAATTCCAAGAGTTAGAGAAGATTTAGGATATCCACCTTTAGTAACTCCATTAAGTCAAATGGTTGGAACACAGGCTGTTTTCAATGTATTAGTTGGAGAGAGATATAAAATGGTTCCAAAAGAAATAAAAGACTATGTTAAGGGACTATATGGTAAATCACCAGCACCTGTTAATGAAGAAGTTAGAAAGAAAATAATAGGTGACGAGGAAGTATTTACAGGAAGACCTGCAGATTTATTAGAGCCAGAATTTGAAACAATTAAAGCAGAAATTGGAGACTTAGCAAAATCAGATGAGGAAGTATTAGAGTATGCAATGTTCCCTCAAATAGCTAAGGGATATTTAGAAAATAAATATAAACCAGTAGAAAAGAAAAAAATTCATAATATTAATATAGTATTTTAG
- a CDS encoding 2-hydroxycarboxylate transporter family protein, with protein MAKNFKELFNPKEFKWGGLTLPVFLGMLIVTAIVVYVPFGGKEAGFLRPNFISILGILAVFGILFGEIGDRIPIWNDYIGGGTVLVFFMSAVMGTYNMVPATVLKSIDVFYGKQPVNFLEIFIPALIVGSILTVNRKTLVKSIVGYIPLLAIGVVGAAVGGVVIGLLFGKAPLDVIMNYVLPIMGGGTGAGAIPLSEMWGQKTGRNPQEWFAFAISILTIANVIAILTGALLKELGEKRPSLTGHGQLVVANAADYEEEKEEEAQDVGQQDFAAALFMTGIIFIIANLLSKVWSALNMPFEIHRLAFLVLIVIALNLMDVVPLRIKAGAKRMQSFFAKYTIWILMAAVGFGTDVQEIINALTFGNLIIAIGIVFGAVAAIMLLARPMKFYPIEAAITAGLCMANRGGSGDIAVLGAADRMNLISYAQISSRIGGAMVLILGSVIFGLFA; from the coding sequence ATGGCAAAAAATTTCAAAGAACTTTTTAATCCAAAAGAGTTCAAATGGGGCGGATTAACATTACCAGTATTCCTAGGAATGTTAATAGTAACAGCAATTGTTGTATATGTACCATTTGGTGGAAAAGAAGCAGGATTCTTAAGACCAAACTTTATATCTATTTTAGGTATTTTAGCAGTATTTGGAATACTATTTGGAGAAATCGGAGATAGAATTCCTATTTGGAACGACTACATTGGAGGAGGTACTGTATTAGTATTCTTCATGTCAGCTGTTATGGGAACTTACAATATGGTTCCAGCTACTGTTTTAAAAAGTATTGATGTTTTCTATGGAAAGCAACCAGTTAACTTCTTAGAGATATTTATTCCAGCATTAATCGTTGGATCTATCTTAACTGTAAATAGAAAGACATTGGTTAAATCAATCGTTGGATATATTCCTTTATTAGCAATTGGAGTTGTTGGAGCTGCAGTTGGAGGAGTTGTTATCGGATTATTATTCGGTAAGGCACCTTTAGATGTTATTATGAACTATGTACTTCCAATCATGGGTGGAGGAACTGGAGCAGGAGCTATTCCTTTATCAGAGATGTGGGGACAAAAAACAGGTAGAAACCCTCAAGAGTGGTTTGCATTTGCAATTTCAATCTTAACTATAGCTAACGTTATAGCAATTTTAACAGGTGCTTTATTAAAAGAACTTGGAGAAAAAAGACCTTCTTTAACTGGACACGGACAATTAGTTGTAGCTAATGCAGCTGATTACGAAGAGGAAAAAGAAGAGGAAGCTCAAGATGTTGGACAACAAGATTTTGCAGCAGCTTTATTTATGACTGGTATTATCTTTATAATTGCTAACTTATTATCAAAAGTATGGAGCGCATTAAATATGCCGTTTGAAATACATAGATTAGCATTCTTAGTATTAATTGTTATCGCTTTAAACTTAATGGACGTTGTACCTTTAAGAATAAAAGCTGGAGCTAAGAGAATGCAATCATTCTTTGCTAAATATACAATTTGGATCCTAATGGCAGCAGTTGGATTTGGAACTGACGTTCAAGAAATCATCAACGCTTTAACATTTGGAAACTTAATTATCGCTATTGGTATCGTATTTGGTGCTGTTGCAGCTATTATGTTATTAGCAAGACCAATGAAATTCTATCCAATCGAAGCAGCTATCACAGCTGGTCTTTGTATGGCTAATAGAGGTGGATCAGGAGATATCGCCGTTCTTGGAGCTGCAGATAGAATGAACTTAATATCTTATGCACAAATTTCATCAAGAATTGGTGGAGCAATGGTATTAATATTAGGTTCTGTAATCTTCGGATTATTTGCATAA
- a CDS encoding GntR family transcriptional regulator gives MIQKNKPIREQVYEQLKEMIIAGEIASGERIVELEYAEKFNISRTPIREAIRMLELEGLVEVSSKGGVIVKKITKEDIREIYKIRIALEGIIIEELINSGEKKLENLEELLSETRTLMSKDENSKEVIEHFAHFNSLFYSLSNLKRVVEMINNINLYLRRFRMISLNDKIRRRIAYDEHVDLVKEIKNKNLPEALRINRKHLEDSMNFLLKRVD, from the coding sequence TTGATTCAAAAAAATAAACCAATAAGAGAACAAGTTTATGAGCAATTGAAAGAAATGATTATTGCAGGAGAGATAGCTTCTGGGGAAAGAATAGTCGAATTAGAATATGCAGAAAAATTTAATATAAGTAGAACACCTATTAGAGAAGCAATAAGAATGCTTGAATTAGAGGGATTAGTTGAGGTAAGTTCTAAGGGTGGAGTTATAGTAAAAAAAATAACAAAGGAAGATATAAGAGAGATTTATAAAATTAGAATAGCCTTAGAAGGGATTATAATTGAGGAACTTATAAATTCTGGAGAAAAAAAATTAGAAAATTTAGAGGAACTTTTAAGTGAAACTCGAACATTAATGAGTAAGGATGAAAATTCAAAGGAAGTCATAGAGCATTTTGCACATTTTAATTCATTATTTTATAGTCTATCTAATTTAAAAAGAGTAGTAGAAATGATAAATAACATAAACTTATACTTAAGAAGATTTAGAATGATTAGTTTAAATGATAAGATAAGAAGAAGAATAGCTTATGATGAGCATGTAGATTTAGTAAAAGAAATAAAGAATAAAAATTTACCAGAAGCTTTAAGAATTAATAGGAAACATCTTGAAGACTCAATGAACTTCCTACTGAAGAGAGTTGACTAA
- a CDS encoding RluA family pseudouridine synthase: protein MEYIVEKNYEDVRLDKFLRKKFPDLPLTEIFKGIRVGKIKINGKKKKENYRLQLGDIIKIFLNVEMTSKDSSDQEFIKLTSRDVETIKAGIVYEDKDIVIFNKKGEMVMHKGSGHDYGISEMMKSYYKNQEFNFVNRIDKSTSGLIIGAKDLIATRVLSEEIRENRVEKKYYILVHGVIKKDKFTIKNYLKKIDDKVVETDSEDKDGKISISYFKTLKRYSNKTLLEGTLETGRTHQLRVQLANMGNPIVGDRRYGAKDHEKEMYLCSYYCEISKCSIQVEIPLPEHFKEKNWERNSGGKKIDSKK, encoded by the coding sequence ATGGAATATATAGTAGAAAAAAATTATGAAGATGTGAGACTAGATAAATTTTTAAGAAAAAAATTTCCAGATTTACCTTTAACTGAAATTTTTAAAGGAATTAGAGTTGGAAAGATAAAGATAAACGGAAAAAAGAAAAAGGAAAATTATAGATTACAATTAGGGGATATAATTAAGATTTTTCTAAATGTAGAAATGACAAGTAAAGATAGTTCAGACCAGGAGTTTATAAAATTAACTTCTCGTGATGTTGAGACTATAAAAGCTGGGATAGTTTATGAAGACAAAGATATAGTAATTTTTAATAAAAAGGGAGAAATGGTTATGCATAAAGGAAGTGGGCATGACTATGGAATCTCTGAAATGATGAAAAGTTACTATAAAAATCAAGAATTTAATTTTGTAAATAGAATCGATAAGTCCACTTCGGGACTAATAATAGGAGCTAAGGATTTAATAGCAACTAGAGTATTATCTGAAGAGATAAGAGAAAATAGAGTAGAAAAAAAGTATTATATTTTAGTTCATGGAGTTATAAAAAAAGATAAATTTACAATAAAAAATTATTTAAAGAAAATTGATGATAAGGTTGTTGAAACAGATTCAGAGGATAAAGATGGAAAAATTAGCATAAGCTATTTTAAAACTTTAAAAAGATACAGCAATAAAACTTTATTAGAGGGAACTCTTGAGACAGGAAGAACTCATCAATTAAGAGTTCAATTGGCTAATATGGGGAATCCAATAGTGGGAGATAGAAGATATGGGGCAAAGGATCATGAAAAAGAGATGTATTTATGTTCCTATTATTGTGAAATTTCTAAATGCAGTATCCAAGTAGAAATTCCATTACCTGAACATTTCAAAGAAAAAAATTGGGAGAGAAACTCAGGAGGGAAGAAAATTGATTCAAAAAAATAA
- the rodA gene encoding rod shape-determining protein RodA — protein MGKNREFILALKKIKKMNNGILYTAFCIVALSLMTVYSATYYRTDSFFYKEMVWIALGVIVYFVFSFIDYRKYGKYYKIIYILNILLLLSVYVIGHKRLGAQRWISVGPLTVQPSEFAKLLVVLTFSEVLSSKYRERFSGLKNMFFTGMHVLPIFLLIAKQPDLGTSLVLLFIYMTLIFINGIDWLSLGITIFSGISMIPVAYFFFLKEYQKQRILTFLNPEADMLGSGWNVTQSMIAIGSGGFYGKGFLKGTQSKLRFLPESHTDFIGSVFLEERGFVGGVVLILLYLVLIFQILKIADSSDQYGKLVCYGIAAIFFFHIVVNVGMIMGVMPVTGLPLLLMSYGGTSFLFAFMMLGIVQSVKVYKD, from the coding sequence ATGGGTAAAAATAGAGAATTTATATTAGCCCTGAAGAAAATAAAAAAAATGAATAACGGGATATTATATACAGCTTTTTGTATAGTAGCCTTAAGTTTAATGACTGTATATAGTGCAACTTACTATAGAACTGATTCATTTTTTTATAAGGAAATGGTTTGGATAGCCCTAGGGGTTATAGTTTATTTCGTATTTTCTTTTATTGATTACAGAAAATATGGAAAATATTATAAAATAATATATATTTTAAATATTCTCTTACTTTTATCTGTTTATGTAATAGGACATAAGAGGTTAGGAGCACAAAGATGGATAAGTGTTGGACCTCTTACTGTTCAACCTTCAGAATTTGCAAAACTATTGGTAGTACTTACATTTTCAGAGGTTTTATCTAGTAAATACAGGGAAAGATTTTCAGGATTAAAAAATATGTTTTTTACAGGGATGCATGTTTTGCCTATTTTTTTATTGATTGCAAAACAACCAGATTTAGGAACTTCTCTAGTGTTACTATTTATCTATATGACTTTAATTTTTATAAATGGAATAGATTGGTTATCCTTAGGTATTACAATTTTTTCTGGAATTTCAATGATTCCAGTTGCATATTTCTTTTTTCTAAAAGAGTATCAAAAACAAAGAATACTAACTTTTTTAAATCCAGAAGCAGATATGTTAGGTAGTGGATGGAATGTTACACAATCTATGATTGCCATAGGTTCAGGGGGATTTTATGGGAAAGGATTTTTAAAGGGGACTCAAAGTAAATTAAGATTTTTACCAGAATCTCATACGGACTTTATAGGATCTGTATTTTTAGAAGAGAGAGGATTTGTAGGAGGAGTTGTATTAATATTATTATATTTAGTATTAATATTTCAAATTTTAAAGATAGCAGACTCCTCAGATCAATATGGAAAATTAGTTTGCTATGGAATAGCTGCAATATTTTTCTTTCATATAGTAGTAAATGTTGGTATGATAATGGGAGTAATGCCCGTAACAGGATTACCATTATTACTAATGAGTTATGGAGGAACATCATTTTTATTTGCATTTATGATGTTAGGAATAGTTCAAAGTGTAAAAGTTTATAAGGATTAG
- the dut gene encoding dUTP diphosphatase, whose product MEDILVKIVLDSGVEVPQYMTTGAAGMDVRANIEEPIVLNSLERYLVPTGIKMEIPEGFEVQVRPRSGLAIKHGISLVNSPGTIDSDYRGEIKIIMINLSGTPYTIEPGERIAQLVLQKVYRMNFKKVENLEESERASGGFGHTGK is encoded by the coding sequence ATGGAAGATATTTTAGTTAAAATAGTTTTAGATTCAGGAGTTGAAGTTCCACAATATATGACTACTGGAGCAGCAGGAATGGATGTTAGAGCTAATATAGAGGAACCGATAGTTTTAAATTCATTGGAAAGATATTTAGTTCCTACAGGAATTAAAATGGAAATACCAGAGGGATTTGAAGTACAAGTTAGACCTAGAAGTGGGTTGGCAATTAAACATGGAATTTCTTTAGTGAATTCTCCAGGAACAATAGATTCAGATTATAGAGGAGAAATAAAAATTATAATGATTAATTTAAGTGGAACTCCTTACACAATTGAGCCAGGAGAAAGAATAGCTCAACTTGTATTACAAAAAGTATACAGAATGAACTTTAAAAAAGTAGAAAATTTAGAAGAGAGTGAAAGAGCTTCAGGAGGCTTTGGACATACGGGAAAATAG
- a CDS encoding M16 family metallopeptidase, which translates to MKVDVRKLKNGIPVLMENIENINTVSLGIFVKTGAKDEKLIEDGVSHFLEHMMFKGTTNRSAKDISEEIDNEGGMINAYTSRETTVYYIQMLSERLTKGVDILADMFLNSTFTDENLEKERNVIIEEIRMYEDIPEEVIHEENIRFALGGPQGKNVLGTVESLKKIDRKILSEYFYERYCPENIVISVAGRIKEDELFNQLNETFGNLKGSEKTRDIDYKMSINNGEHLIKQETNQIHLCFNTKGVSLLDKYKYPVAIIINVLGGNMSARLFQKIREERGLAYSVYGYSSSFEEGGLFTIYAGTTKENYKEVLDLIKEEFEDIKENGITEYELQKSKNQFLSMFTFGLESSKGKMNRMANSYMLYGEVKDVEESIEKVESITLEDIKEAAKEIFNEKYYSQTILGDI; encoded by the coding sequence ATGAAAGTCGACGTTAGAAAATTAAAAAATGGTATACCTGTATTAATGGAAAATATAGAAAATATAAATACAGTATCTCTAGGTATTTTTGTAAAAACAGGGGCAAAGGATGAAAAATTAATAGAGGATGGGGTTTCTCATTTTCTAGAGCACATGATGTTTAAAGGTACTACAAATAGAAGTGCAAAGGATATTTCTGAGGAGATAGATAACGAAGGTGGAATGATAAATGCCTATACAAGTAGGGAAACTACAGTATATTATATTCAGATGCTTTCAGAAAGATTAACAAAGGGAGTAGATATATTAGCTGATATGTTTTTAAACTCTACTTTTACTGATGAAAATCTAGAAAAAGAAAGAAATGTAATTATTGAAGAAATAAGAATGTATGAGGACATTCCAGAAGAAGTTATACATGAGGAAAATATAAGATTTGCTTTAGGTGGACCTCAAGGAAAAAATGTTTTAGGAACAGTTGAAAGTCTAAAAAAAATTGATAGAAAAATATTGTCTGAATATTTTTATGAGAGATATTGTCCAGAAAATATTGTAATTTCTGTGGCAGGTAGAATTAAAGAGGATGAATTATTTAATCAATTAAATGAAACTTTTGGAAATTTAAAAGGTTCAGAAAAAACTAGAGATATAGATTATAAAATGTCTATAAATAATGGAGAGCATTTAATAAAGCAAGAAACAAATCAAATTCATCTTTGTTTTAATACAAAGGGAGTAAGTCTTTTAGACAAGTATAAATATCCAGTTGCAATTATCATAAATGTTTTAGGTGGAAATATGAGTGCTAGACTTTTCCAAAAAATTAGAGAGGAAAGAGGATTAGCTTATTCAGTTTATGGATATTCTTCTTCATTTGAAGAGGGAGGACTTTTCACAATTTATGCAGGAACAACAAAGGAAAATTATAAGGAAGTTTTAGATCTTATAAAAGAAGAGTTTGAGGATATTAAAGAGAATGGAATAACAGAATATGAACTTCAAAAGTCTAAAAATCAATTTTTAAGTATGTTTACATTTGGCTTAGAAAGCAGTAAAGGTAAAATGAATAGAATGGCAAATTCATATATGCTTTACGGAGAAGTAAAAGATGTAGAGGAATCAATAGAAAAAGTTGAAAGTATAACTTTAGAAGATATAAAAGAAGCAGCAAAGGAAATATTTAATGAAAAATATTACTCTCAAACTATTTTGGGAGATATATAG
- a CDS encoding LptF/LptG family permease: MKKLDIYISKNFIKSFFLSLIAFVNIFILSQLFKVIRYVSEGRMTPKESIFYIIYLIPDILINVAPLAVLLGSLMAINKMASNLEIISLKTSGISFRRIVVGPILISILISIGVFILNDKIYPIALKRSRDLKSGTVRTFTLPESKDNVFLRTNDNIVYHMNYINRVKGTGEKIEIITLNKDFDKIEKIVTAQNGKYDFKNNTWILNKVSITNTEKNTTEYHKVYENKEYGENPDKFISISVDPDILSNSQIRKAIRGIRNTGGDVREYLVALGQRYSFPFASFIVVFLGLALGSRYVRGASAISIVLSVGLGYGYYIVQGSFEALSKNGLLNPFIGGWIPNIIFLVLGIYFMEKAEY, translated from the coding sequence ATGAAAAAGTTAGATATATATATAAGTAAAAATTTTATAAAATCTTTTTTTCTAAGTTTAATAGCCTTTGTGAATATATTTATACTTAGTCAACTTTTTAAAGTAATTAGATATGTAAGTGAAGGAAGAATGACTCCTAAGGAATCAATTTTCTATATTATATATTTAATACCAGATATATTAATAAATGTAGCTCCCTTAGCAGTTTTATTAGGGTCTTTAATGGCTATAAATAAAATGGCAAGTAATTTAGAAATAATATCTTTAAAAACTTCAGGAATAAGTTTTAGAAGAATAGTTGTAGGACCAATTTTAATATCTATTTTAATATCTATAGGAGTATTTATTTTAAATGATAAGATATATCCTATTGCTCTAAAAAGAAGTAGAGATTTAAAAAGTGGGACAGTGAGAACATTTACCCTTCCTGAAAGTAAAGATAACGTTTTCTTAAGAACAAATGATAATATAGTTTATCATATGAATTATATAAATAGAGTTAAGGGAACAGGAGAAAAAATAGAGATTATCACTCTGAATAAAGATTTTGATAAAATAGAAAAAATAGTAACAGCTCAAAATGGAAAATATGATTTTAAAAACAATACTTGGATACTTAATAAAGTTTCAATTACTAATACAGAAAAAAATACCACAGAATATCACAAGGTATATGAAAATAAAGAGTATGGAGAAAATCCAGATAAATTTATTTCAATTAGTGTAGATCCTGATATTCTTTCAAATAGTCAAATTAGAAAGGCTATAAGAGGAATTAGAAATACAGGTGGAGATGTAAGGGAATATTTAGTTGCCTTAGGGCAAAGATATTCTTTTCCTTTTGCTAGTTTTATAGTAGTATTTTTAGGATTAGCTTTAGGAAGTAGATATGTAAGAGGAGCTTCAGCAATTAGTATAGTTTTAAGTGTAGGTTTAGGTTATGGGTATTATATTGTCCAAGGGTCCTTTGAGGCTTTAAGTAAAAATGGATTATTAAATCCATTTATAGGGGGATGGATACCGAATATTATTTTTTTAGTGCTGGGAATATATTTTATGGAAAAAGCAGAATATTAG
- a CDS encoding LptF/LptG family permease — MKIINRYILEECKMPIIFGVSLFTFIFLIEIIVSLMENIIVKGISLIDVIRILSFYLPPILSQTIPMGVFLGIMITFSKFTRTSESTAMSSIGMDLKAILKPIVILAVGITLFIFFLQESIIPRSFKKLQEITLKIAYENPVFQLKERTLIDEMDNMSLYIDKIDHSTKDAKNILIIRKTKKDEFPTIILGRKAFWKNTAMVLQDADFYSFDENGKEKLRGEFKEKKIPLSAYFQEIEIKVKDIEALDIGTLLKDIKTKKGPEKIPYLVEINRKIAIPLSTIILTILGAVMSIGHHRSGKGASFGISLGVIFGYIVFLNVGMVMAYKGKVSPYIGVWTPNVVLSILTMILYRKKARGI; from the coding sequence ATGAAGATAATAAATAGATATATCCTAGAGGAATGTAAAATGCCAATTATATTTGGAGTTTCTCTATTTACTTTTATATTTTTAATAGAAATTATAGTTTCGTTAATGGAAAACATAATAGTAAAGGGGATTTCTCTAATTGATGTAATAAGAATTTTATCCTTTTATTTACCACCTATCTTATCTCAAACAATACCTATGGGAGTTTTTCTTGGAATTATGATAACTTTTTCAAAATTTACAAGAACAAGTGAATCTACGGCTATGAGTTCAATTGGTATGGATTTAAAAGCTATTTTAAAACCAATAGTTATTTTAGCTGTAGGAATTACTTTATTTATATTTTTCTTACAAGAAAGTATAATTCCAAGGTCTTTTAAAAAGCTACAGGAGATAACTTTAAAGATAGCCTATGAGAATCCAGTTTTCCAATTAAAGGAAAGAACTTTAATTGATGAGATGGATAATATGAGTTTATATATAGATAAAATAGATCATTCTACAAAGGATGCAAAAAATATATTAATAATAAGAAAAACAAAAAAAGATGAATTTCCAACTATTATTTTAGGGAGAAAAGCTTTTTGGAAAAATACAGCAATGGTTTTACAAGATGCAGATTTTTATTCCTTTGATGAAAATGGTAAGGAGAAATTAAGAGGAGAATTTAAAGAGAAAAAAATACCTTTAAGTGCATATTTTCAAGAAATAGAAATTAAAGTTAAAGATATTGAAGCTCTAGATATAGGAACTCTTTTAAAGGATATAAAAACTAAAAAAGGGCCAGAGAAAATACCTTATTTAGTAGAGATAAATAGAAAAATTGCAATACCTTTATCCACTATAATTTTGACAATTTTAGGTGCAGTAATGTCCATAGGTCATCATAGAAGTGGAAAAGGAGCAAGTTTTGGAATAAGTTTAGGAGTTATTTTTGGATATATCGTTTTTCTAAATGTTGGAATGGTTATGGCATATAAGGGAAAAGTATCTCCATATATAGGAGTATGGACTCCAAATGTTGTACTTTCTATATTAACTATGATTTTATATAGAAAGAAAGCAAGGGGGATATAA
- a CDS encoding CvpA family protein, with protein sequence MYLDIVVAVILFFTIVFGLKNGFFVEFFSIFGVVINFILAKKITPMIIEKFSILNDTNNYISVYMGTFWVLYIVLGIFIYFITTFLKTQGKGIINRILGGVLGLLKGVVLIIVAMIIFNFISSKYPQVKEYSQGSQVNRVFLENISSLEEYVPKEFKNKLQEIKDNEIFNKYFNKLL encoded by the coding sequence ATGTATTTAGATATAGTTGTTGCTGTAATATTATTTTTCACTATAGTATTTGGTCTTAAAAATGGTTTCTTTGTTGAATTTTTTTCAATATTTGGAGTAGTTATTAATTTTATTTTAGCAAAAAAAATAACTCCAATGATAATTGAAAAATTTAGTATACTAAATGACACTAACAACTATATTTCTGTTTATATGGGAACTTTCTGGGTTTTATATATTGTACTAGGAATTTTTATATATTTTATAACTACATTTTTAAAAACACAGGGAAAAGGAATTATAAATAGAATATTAGGGGGAGTTTTAGGATTACTAAAAGGTGTAGTTTTAATTATTGTTGCAATGATAATTTTTAACTTTATTTCTTCTAAATATCCACAGGTGAAAGAATATTCACAGGGAAGTCAAGTTAATAGAGTATTTTTAGAAAATATATCTTCTCTAGAGGAATATGTTCCAAAGGAATTTAAAAATAAGTTACAAGAGATAAAGGATAATGAAATTTTTAATAAATATTTCAATAAACTTTTATAG